In the Theobroma cacao cultivar B97-61/B2 chromosome 1, Criollo_cocoa_genome_V2, whole genome shotgun sequence genome, one interval contains:
- the LOC18613787 gene encoding pleiotropic drug resistance protein 3 isoform X2 — translation MARAVGEDEADETGRSLRYSFRHLASSFRSATSDAVSFKEKDDDQVELQWAAIERLPTFERLRTSLFDHKLLNDGKEDQGRRKMEMIDVTKLGALERRVFIEKLITKIEEDNLQLLKKLKERMDRVGLKLPTIEVRYENLCVEAECEVVHGKPLPTLWNTIKSIFSVSLCKSQATKIKILKDVSGIIKPSRMTLLLGPPGCGKTTLLQALAGKLSPSLKVTGETYYNGYKFTEFVPQKTSAYISQYDLHISEMTVRETLDFSARCQGIGSRADILKEVSKREKLHGIIPEPDIDTYMKAISVEGLKRTLQTDYILKILGLDICADTIVGDAMNRGISGGEKKRLTTGEMIIGPTKVLFMDEISTGLDSSTTFQIVTCLQQLTHITGATILISLLQPAPETFDLFDDIILMAEGKTVYHGPRIYVQEFFEHCGFSCPPRKGVADFLQEVLSEKDQAQYWYHKDRPHSYVSIDMFNAAFKEFHAGQKLNEELCTAFNKSESHKNALSLSIYSLGKLELLKACTAREWLLMKRNSFVYVFKSAQLVLIALITMTVFIRSRMKIDEVHASYFMGSLFYALIRLVCNGIAELPLSGSRLPIFYKQRDFYFYPAWAYSIPSTILKIPLSLLDAVLWTCLTYYVIGYSPEPGRFFRQLLLLFLVHQVSTSLFRFIASVIRNQSVAADFGQFTILVLFLFGGFLIPGPSLPDWIKWGFWISPITYAEIGVSVNEFLAPRWQQVSPSNVTLGHQILRKRGLDYSDYFYWISVGALIGFWMIFNVGFTFALSYFKPPGRSRAIISHERFHHLKEKEDSSNVVHQEKELFPVGALKAVTDAKTIGMVLPFEPITISFENVQYFVDTPKVAIKLQLLQDITGAFRPGILTALMGASGAGKTTLMDVLSGRKTGGHIDGEIKIGGYPKIQETYARISAYCEQTDIHSPQITIEESVKYSAWLRLPEQVDKHKRLEFVAEVLQMIELDEIKDALVGIPGVSGISPEQRKRLTIAVELVSNPSIIFMDEPTSGLDARAAAIVMRVVKNIVNTNRTIVCTIHQPSIDIFESFDELILMKRGGQMIYSGELGQHSSRLIEYFEGIPGVPRIKENHNPATWMLDVTSPSAEAQLGVDFAHLYKESHLYRRNEELVKELSLPVEGSEELHFATRFPQNGWQQFKACLWKQHLSYWRSPGYNLSRLILLTASSLLYGGLLRRKGRKMDDEQDFFSIIGSLFGIVIIIGISNCASVLPIITTQRTIVYRERFAGMYSSWAYSIAQVIVELPYVFLEAALFSTITYPLVNFYGSVYKVFWYFYAMFCTLLYYKYFGMMLVSLTPTHQMAAICASFSYPLMGLFCGYLIPGPKLPKWWGWCYWISPMSWSLKGFLTPQYGDIKQEMIAFGERKSVSAFLESHYGYKHPDLPIIAIVLIAYPIFFAFIFAYCIAKLNFQRR, via the exons ATGGCTCGTGCGGTAGGGGAAGATGAAGCTGATGAGACAGGCAGAAGCTTAAGATACTCTTTCCGTCACCTTGCTTCAAGCTTCAGGAGTGCTACTTCAGATGCGGTATCGTTTAAAGAGAAAGACGACGATCAAGTAGAGTTGCAGTGGGCTGCAATTGAGAGACTGCCAACTTTCGAGCGGCTAAGAACGTCATTGTTTGATCACAAGTTGTTAAATGATGGGAAAGAAGATCAGGGCAGAAGGAAGATGGAGATGATAGACGTTACGAAGCTTGGAGCACTGGAACGCCGCGTTTTTATTGAGAAACTGATAACAAAGATTGAGGAGGATAATCTCCAGCTTTTGAAGAAActaaaagaaagaatggaCAG AGTGGGGTTGAAATTGCCAACCATTGAAGTGAGATACGAGAATCTGTGTGTGGAAGCAGAATGTGAAGTAGTTCATGGAAAGCCCCTCCCTACACTTTGGAACACCATTAAAAGCATATTTTCTGTAAGTTT ATGCAAGTCTCAAGCAACCAAGataaaaattctcaaagaCGTCAGTGGCATCATCAAGCCTTCAAG GATGACTCTATTGCTTGGTCCTCCAGGCTGTGGGAAAACCACATTGTTACAGGCACTTGCAGGGAAGCTTAGCCCATCTCTCAAG GTCACAGGAGAAACATATTATAATGGTTACAAGTTCACAGAGTTTGTTCCTCAGAAGACCTCAGCTTACATAAGTCAATATGACCTGCATATTTCTGAAATGACTGTAAGAGAGACACTTGACTTCTCAGCGCGCTGTCAGGGCATTGGAAGCAGAGCAG ATATCTTGAAAGAAGTTAGTAAAAGGGAGAAACTACATGGCATCATCCCTGAACCAGATATAGACACTTACATGAAG GCAATTTCAGTTGAAGGATTGAAAAGAACTCTCCAGACAGATTATATATTGAAG ATCCTTGGACTGGACATTTGCGCTGATACAATTGTGGGAGATGCAATGAACAGAGGAATCTCAGgcggagaaaagaaaaggctgACAACAG GGGAAATGATAATTGGTCCTACCAAAGTTCTGTTTATGGATGAAATATCCACTGGCTTAGACAGCTCCACTACCTTTCAAATTGTTACCTGTCTACAGCAATTGACACACATAACAGGAGCTACAATTTTGATATCACTTCTTCAACCAGCTCCAGAGACCTTTGATCTCTTCGATGACATAATTTTAATGGCAGAAGGAAAGACTGTGTACCATGGACCCCGCATTTATGTTCAAGAGTTCTTTGAACATTGTGGTTTTAGCTGTCCACCACGAAAAGGAGTTGCTGACTTCCTCCAAGAA GTGCTCTCTGAAAAGGATCAAGCACAGTACTGGTATCATAAAGACAGACCTCATAGTTATGTTTCTATTGACATGTTCAACGCCGCATTCAAGGAGTTTCATGCAGGACAGAAGCTAAACGAAGAACTCTGCACGGCTTTCAACAAATCTGAGAGCCACAAAAATGCTCTGTCGCTTAGTATTTATTCATTAGGAAAATTGGAATTACTCAAGGCATGCACAGCTAGAGAATGGCTTCTCATGAAGCGGAACTCATTTGTTTATGTCTTTAAATCAGCACAG CTTGTTCTTATTGCACTGATAACAATGACAGTATTTATACGCAGTAGAATGAAAATTGATGAGGTCCATGCAAGCTACTTCATGGGGTCTTTGTTTTATGCTCTTATAAGACTGGTGTGCAATGGAATTGCAGAGTTGCCATTATCTGGTTCTAGACTTCCCATATTCTACAAGCAAAGAGATTTCTACTTCTATCCAGCATGGGCTTATTCAATTCCTTCAACAATTCTAAAGATTCCTCTTTCATTGCTGGATGCTGTTCTTTGGACATGTCTCACATATTACGTGATTGGTTACAGTCCTGAACCAGGAAG GTTTTTCCGTCAACTCCTACTCCTTTTCCTTGTTCATCAAGTGTCAACATCACTATTCCGCTTCATTGCTTCAGTAATTCGAAACCAATCCGTTGCAGCAGACTTTGgtcaatttactatattggTGCTATTTTTATTTGGTGGCTTTTTAATTCCAGGAC CATCTTTACCTGATTGGATAAAATGGGGCTTTTGGATTTCCCCAATCACGTATGCAGAAATAGGAGTCTCAGTAAATGAATTTCTGGCCCCAAGGTGGCAACAG GTTTCACCTTCAAATGTTACTTTAGGGCATCAAATCCTAAGGAAACGTGGCTTAGACTACAGTGACTACTTTTATTGGATATCTGTTGGAGCTCTAATAGGATTTTGGATGATTTTTAACGTCGGATTCACCTTTGCACTCAGTTACTTCAAGC CTCCAGGAAGATCTCGGGCTATTATTTCTCATGAAAGGTTTCATCATTTGAAGGAGAAAGAAGATTCAAGCAATGTAGTTCATCAGGAAAAAGAATTGTTCCCTGTTGGTGCTCTAAAAGCTGTTACAGATGCAAAAACTATAGGGATGGTTTTACCTTTTGAGCCCATAACAATATCATTTGAGAATGTGCAATACTTTGTTGATACTCCAAAGGTAGCCAT AAAATTACAGCTCCTTCAAGATATTACAGGCGCATTTAGGCCTGGAATTCTTACAGCTTTGATGGGTGCCAGTGGAGCTGGGAAAACAACCTTGATGGATGTTCTTTCTGGAAGAAAAACTGGTGGTCATATAGACGGGGAGATAAAAATTGGAGGATATCCAAAGATTCAAGAGACATATGCCAGAATATCTGCTTATTGTGAGCAAACTGATATACATTCTCCCCAAATTACAATTGAGGAATCTGTAAAGTACTCAGCTTGGTTACGCTTGCCAGAACAGGTTGATAAGCATAAAAGATTG GAATTTGTGGCAGAGGTTCTTCAAATGATTGAGCTAGATGAAATCAAAGACGCTTTAGTTGGCATCCCTGGTGTTAGTGGAATATCACCTGAACAGCGTAAACGGCTAACTATAGCAGTAGAGCTCGTTTCTAATCCATCCATAATATTTATGGATGAACCCACCTCTGGATTAGATGCCAGAGCAGCTGCAATTGTCATGCGAGTTGTGAAGAATATTGTTAATACAAATAGGACAATTGTGTGCACCATTCATCAGCCAAGTATTGACATATTTGAGTCATTTGATGAG ctcattttgatgaaaagaggAGGACAGATGATATATTCTGGAGAGCTGGGTCAGCATTCAAGCAGGCTTATAGAATATTTTGAG GGTATACCAGGGGTAccaagaataaaagaaaaccaCAATCCAGCAACATGGATGTTAGACGTCACTAGTCCATCTGCTGAAGCTCAACTCGGGGTGGATTTTGCCCATCTCTACAAAGAATCTCATCTATACCG GAGAAACGAGGAACTAGTCAAAGAGCTGAGTCTTCCTGTAGAGGGCTCAGAGGAGCTACATTTTGCTACACGCTTTCCACAAAATGGATGGCAGCAATTCAAAGCATGCCTGTGGAAGCAACATTTGTCCTACTGGAGAAGTCCTGGATATAACTTATCACGGTTGATATTGCTTACTGCATCTTCTTTGTTATATGGAGGGCTTCTTCGGCGGAAAGGGCGGAAAAT GGATGATGAACAGGACTTTTTCAGCATAATAGGTTCGCTGTTTGGTATCGTGATAATCATCGGAATAAGCAACTGTGCATCTGTTCTTCCCATCATAACTACTCAGCGTACTATTGTGTACCGAGAGAGGTTTGCCGGAATGTACTCCTCCTGGGCATATTCAATAGCACAG GTGATTGTTGAACTTCCATATGTCTTCCTTGAAGCAGCTTTGTTCTCGACTATTACATATCCGCTTGTCAACTTCTATGGATCAGTTTACAAAGTGTTTTGGTACTTCTACGCCATGTTTTGTACGCTGCTCTACTACAAATATTTTGGCATGATGCTTGTCTCTTTGACTCCAACTCATCAAATGGCCGCGATATGCGCGAGTTTCTCTTACCCGTTGATGGGTTTGTTCTGTGGATACCTCATACCAGGGCCT AAATTACCTAAGTGGTGGGGATGGTGTTACTGGATTTCTCCAATGTCATGGTCCCTGAAAGGTTTCCTTACTCCACAGTATGGAGATATAAAGCAGGAAATGATTGCATTTGGAGAGCGCAAATCAGTGAGCGCCTTCTTAGAGAGTCACTATGGATACAAACATCCAGATTTACCCATCATAGCCATTGTCCTTATTGCTTATCCAATTTTCTTTGCATTTATATTTGCTTATTGTATAGCCAAGCTAAATTTTCAAAGGAGGTAA
- the LOC18613787 gene encoding pleiotropic drug resistance protein 3 isoform X3 — protein MARAVGEDEADETGRSLRYSFRHLASSFRSATSDAVSFKEKDDDQVELQWAAIERLPTFERLRTSLFDHKLLNDGKEDQGRRKMEMIDVTKLGALERRVFIEKLITKIEEDNLQLLKKLKERMDRVGLKLPTIEVRYENLCVEAECEVVHGKPLPTLWNTIKSIFSVSLCKSQATKIKILKDVSGIIKPSRMTLLLGPPGCGKTTLLQALAGKLSPSLKVTGETYYNGYKFTEFVPQKTSAYISQYDLHISEMTVRETLDFSARCQGIGSRADILKEVSKREKLHGIIPEPDIDTYMKAISVEGLKRTLQTDYILKILGLDICADTIVGDAMNRGISGGEKKRLTTVLFMDEISTGLDSSTTFQIVTCLQQLTHITGATILISLLQPAPETFDLFDDIILMAEGKTVYHGPRIYVQEFFEHCGFSCPPRKGVADFLQEVLSEKDQAQYWYHKDRPHSYVSIDMFNAAFKEFHAGQKLNEELCTAFNKSESHKNALSLSIYSLGKLELLKACTAREWLLMKRNSFVYVFKSAQLVLIALITMTVFIRSRMKIDEVHASYFMGSLFYALIRLVCNGIAELPLSGSRLPIFYKQRDFYFYPAWAYSIPSTILKIPLSLLDAVLWTCLTYYVIGYSPEPGRFFRQLLLLFLVHQVSTSLFRFIASVIRNQSVAADFGQFTILVLFLFGGFLIPGPSLPDWIKWGFWISPITYAEIGVSVNEFLAPRWQQVSPSNVTLGHQILRKRGLDYSDYFYWISVGALIGFWMIFNVGFTFALSYFKPPGRSRAIISHESNVVHQEKELFPVGALKAVTDAKTIGMVLPFEPITISFENVQYFVDTPKVAIKLQLLQDITGAFRPGILTALMGASGAGKTTLMDVLSGRKTGGHIDGEIKIGGYPKIQETYARISAYCEQTDIHSPQITIEESVKYSAWLRLPEQVDKHKRLEFVAEVLQMIELDEIKDALVGIPGVSGISPEQRKRLTIAVELVSNPSIIFMDEPTSGLDARAAAIVMRVVKNIVNTNRTIVCTIHQPSIDIFESFDELILMKRGGQMIYSGELGQHSSRLIEYFEGIPGVPRIKENHNPATWMLDVTSPSAEAQLGVDFAHLYKESHLYRRNEELVKELSLPVEGSEELHFATRFPQNGWQQFKACLWKQHLSYWRSPGYNLSRLILLTASSLLYGGLLRRKGRKMDDEQDFFSIIGSLFGIVIIIGISNCASVLPIITTQRTIVYRERFAGMYSSWAYSIAQVIVELPYVFLEAALFSTITYPLVNFYGSVYKVFWYFYAMFCTLLYYKYFGMMLVSLTPTHQMAAICASFSYPLMGLFCGYLIPGPKLPKWWGWCYWISPMSWSLKGFLTPQYGDIKQEMIAFGERKSVSAFLESHYGYKHPDLPIIAIVLIAYPIFFAFIFAYCIAKLNFQRR, from the exons ATGGCTCGTGCGGTAGGGGAAGATGAAGCTGATGAGACAGGCAGAAGCTTAAGATACTCTTTCCGTCACCTTGCTTCAAGCTTCAGGAGTGCTACTTCAGATGCGGTATCGTTTAAAGAGAAAGACGACGATCAAGTAGAGTTGCAGTGGGCTGCAATTGAGAGACTGCCAACTTTCGAGCGGCTAAGAACGTCATTGTTTGATCACAAGTTGTTAAATGATGGGAAAGAAGATCAGGGCAGAAGGAAGATGGAGATGATAGACGTTACGAAGCTTGGAGCACTGGAACGCCGCGTTTTTATTGAGAAACTGATAACAAAGATTGAGGAGGATAATCTCCAGCTTTTGAAGAAActaaaagaaagaatggaCAG AGTGGGGTTGAAATTGCCAACCATTGAAGTGAGATACGAGAATCTGTGTGTGGAAGCAGAATGTGAAGTAGTTCATGGAAAGCCCCTCCCTACACTTTGGAACACCATTAAAAGCATATTTTCTGTAAGTTT ATGCAAGTCTCAAGCAACCAAGataaaaattctcaaagaCGTCAGTGGCATCATCAAGCCTTCAAG GATGACTCTATTGCTTGGTCCTCCAGGCTGTGGGAAAACCACATTGTTACAGGCACTTGCAGGGAAGCTTAGCCCATCTCTCAAG GTCACAGGAGAAACATATTATAATGGTTACAAGTTCACAGAGTTTGTTCCTCAGAAGACCTCAGCTTACATAAGTCAATATGACCTGCATATTTCTGAAATGACTGTAAGAGAGACACTTGACTTCTCAGCGCGCTGTCAGGGCATTGGAAGCAGAGCAG ATATCTTGAAAGAAGTTAGTAAAAGGGAGAAACTACATGGCATCATCCCTGAACCAGATATAGACACTTACATGAAG GCAATTTCAGTTGAAGGATTGAAAAGAACTCTCCAGACAGATTATATATTGAAG ATCCTTGGACTGGACATTTGCGCTGATACAATTGTGGGAGATGCAATGAACAGAGGAATCTCAGgcggagaaaagaaaaggctgACAACAG TTCTGTTTATGGATGAAATATCCACTGGCTTAGACAGCTCCACTACCTTTCAAATTGTTACCTGTCTACAGCAATTGACACACATAACAGGAGCTACAATTTTGATATCACTTCTTCAACCAGCTCCAGAGACCTTTGATCTCTTCGATGACATAATTTTAATGGCAGAAGGAAAGACTGTGTACCATGGACCCCGCATTTATGTTCAAGAGTTCTTTGAACATTGTGGTTTTAGCTGTCCACCACGAAAAGGAGTTGCTGACTTCCTCCAAGAA GTGCTCTCTGAAAAGGATCAAGCACAGTACTGGTATCATAAAGACAGACCTCATAGTTATGTTTCTATTGACATGTTCAACGCCGCATTCAAGGAGTTTCATGCAGGACAGAAGCTAAACGAAGAACTCTGCACGGCTTTCAACAAATCTGAGAGCCACAAAAATGCTCTGTCGCTTAGTATTTATTCATTAGGAAAATTGGAATTACTCAAGGCATGCACAGCTAGAGAATGGCTTCTCATGAAGCGGAACTCATTTGTTTATGTCTTTAAATCAGCACAG CTTGTTCTTATTGCACTGATAACAATGACAGTATTTATACGCAGTAGAATGAAAATTGATGAGGTCCATGCAAGCTACTTCATGGGGTCTTTGTTTTATGCTCTTATAAGACTGGTGTGCAATGGAATTGCAGAGTTGCCATTATCTGGTTCTAGACTTCCCATATTCTACAAGCAAAGAGATTTCTACTTCTATCCAGCATGGGCTTATTCAATTCCTTCAACAATTCTAAAGATTCCTCTTTCATTGCTGGATGCTGTTCTTTGGACATGTCTCACATATTACGTGATTGGTTACAGTCCTGAACCAGGAAG GTTTTTCCGTCAACTCCTACTCCTTTTCCTTGTTCATCAAGTGTCAACATCACTATTCCGCTTCATTGCTTCAGTAATTCGAAACCAATCCGTTGCAGCAGACTTTGgtcaatttactatattggTGCTATTTTTATTTGGTGGCTTTTTAATTCCAGGAC CATCTTTACCTGATTGGATAAAATGGGGCTTTTGGATTTCCCCAATCACGTATGCAGAAATAGGAGTCTCAGTAAATGAATTTCTGGCCCCAAGGTGGCAACAG GTTTCACCTTCAAATGTTACTTTAGGGCATCAAATCCTAAGGAAACGTGGCTTAGACTACAGTGACTACTTTTATTGGATATCTGTTGGAGCTCTAATAGGATTTTGGATGATTTTTAACGTCGGATTCACCTTTGCACTCAGTTACTTCAAGC CTCCAGGAAGATCTCGGGCTATTATTTCTCATGAAAG CAATGTAGTTCATCAGGAAAAAGAATTGTTCCCTGTTGGTGCTCTAAAAGCTGTTACAGATGCAAAAACTATAGGGATGGTTTTACCTTTTGAGCCCATAACAATATCATTTGAGAATGTGCAATACTTTGTTGATACTCCAAAGGTAGCCAT AAAATTACAGCTCCTTCAAGATATTACAGGCGCATTTAGGCCTGGAATTCTTACAGCTTTGATGGGTGCCAGTGGAGCTGGGAAAACAACCTTGATGGATGTTCTTTCTGGAAGAAAAACTGGTGGTCATATAGACGGGGAGATAAAAATTGGAGGATATCCAAAGATTCAAGAGACATATGCCAGAATATCTGCTTATTGTGAGCAAACTGATATACATTCTCCCCAAATTACAATTGAGGAATCTGTAAAGTACTCAGCTTGGTTACGCTTGCCAGAACAGGTTGATAAGCATAAAAGATTG GAATTTGTGGCAGAGGTTCTTCAAATGATTGAGCTAGATGAAATCAAAGACGCTTTAGTTGGCATCCCTGGTGTTAGTGGAATATCACCTGAACAGCGTAAACGGCTAACTATAGCAGTAGAGCTCGTTTCTAATCCATCCATAATATTTATGGATGAACCCACCTCTGGATTAGATGCCAGAGCAGCTGCAATTGTCATGCGAGTTGTGAAGAATATTGTTAATACAAATAGGACAATTGTGTGCACCATTCATCAGCCAAGTATTGACATATTTGAGTCATTTGATGAG ctcattttgatgaaaagaggAGGACAGATGATATATTCTGGAGAGCTGGGTCAGCATTCAAGCAGGCTTATAGAATATTTTGAG GGTATACCAGGGGTAccaagaataaaagaaaaccaCAATCCAGCAACATGGATGTTAGACGTCACTAGTCCATCTGCTGAAGCTCAACTCGGGGTGGATTTTGCCCATCTCTACAAAGAATCTCATCTATACCG GAGAAACGAGGAACTAGTCAAAGAGCTGAGTCTTCCTGTAGAGGGCTCAGAGGAGCTACATTTTGCTACACGCTTTCCACAAAATGGATGGCAGCAATTCAAAGCATGCCTGTGGAAGCAACATTTGTCCTACTGGAGAAGTCCTGGATATAACTTATCACGGTTGATATTGCTTACTGCATCTTCTTTGTTATATGGAGGGCTTCTTCGGCGGAAAGGGCGGAAAAT GGATGATGAACAGGACTTTTTCAGCATAATAGGTTCGCTGTTTGGTATCGTGATAATCATCGGAATAAGCAACTGTGCATCTGTTCTTCCCATCATAACTACTCAGCGTACTATTGTGTACCGAGAGAGGTTTGCCGGAATGTACTCCTCCTGGGCATATTCAATAGCACAG GTGATTGTTGAACTTCCATATGTCTTCCTTGAAGCAGCTTTGTTCTCGACTATTACATATCCGCTTGTCAACTTCTATGGATCAGTTTACAAAGTGTTTTGGTACTTCTACGCCATGTTTTGTACGCTGCTCTACTACAAATATTTTGGCATGATGCTTGTCTCTTTGACTCCAACTCATCAAATGGCCGCGATATGCGCGAGTTTCTCTTACCCGTTGATGGGTTTGTTCTGTGGATACCTCATACCAGGGCCT AAATTACCTAAGTGGTGGGGATGGTGTTACTGGATTTCTCCAATGTCATGGTCCCTGAAAGGTTTCCTTACTCCACAGTATGGAGATATAAAGCAGGAAATGATTGCATTTGGAGAGCGCAAATCAGTGAGCGCCTTCTTAGAGAGTCACTATGGATACAAACATCCAGATTTACCCATCATAGCCATTGTCCTTATTGCTTATCCAATTTTCTTTGCATTTATATTTGCTTATTGTATAGCCAAGCTAAATTTTCAAAGGAGGTAA